The proteins below are encoded in one region of bacterium:
- a CDS encoding Ref family recombination enhancement nuclease: protein MALTPAQRHKDRVASVGCVVCRRLGHGNVPAQLHHIAGGSSKRSPFALVGLCPEHHDAQRSGSGFHGMGTRTFCSIFSVPWLREEGLLVWVNEDLSRYAK from the coding sequence ATGGCACTGACGCCAGCTCAGAGGCACAAGGACAGGGTTGCTTCGGTTGGCTGTGTTGTCTGCCGGCGCCTGGGCCACGGGAACGTCCCTGCCCAGCTCCACCACATAGCGGGCGGCTCGAGCAAGCGCTCGCCGTTTGCTCTGGTGGGTCTATGTCCAGAGCACCATGACGCCCAGAGGTCTGGGTCCGGGTTCCATGGGATGGGGACGAGAACTTTCTGCAGCATCTTCTCTGTCCCGTGGCTACGTGAGGAGGGGTTGCTTGTGTGGGTGAACGAAGACCTATCGAGGTATGCAAAGTGA
- a CDS encoding acetyltransferase — MGERRPIEVCKVRLNYIIIGAGGHGRELCDWLDTPHVAFADDEKPLGPLEGHEKFNVRWRIADLGELLKLGDGGYWTGGKDDFHVPYIAMGSPAARKVIVELVPVLRQYGYVFQHRFAHRCNSARIGGGTIMGPFSDAAAGVKIGQFVDMNYHSTVGHDCVVGDFVTLSPYVGLMGNVTVGEGAYFGVGAKVLPGVKVGAWAVIQAGAIVHKDVAPGETMYGHRAVPKERIT, encoded by the coding sequence GTGGGTGAACGAAGACCTATCGAGGTATGCAAAGTGAGATTGAACTACATAATCATTGGCGCCGGAGGGCACGGCCGGGAGCTATGCGATTGGCTGGACACGCCGCACGTCGCCTTCGCGGACGACGAGAAACCTCTAGGCCCATTGGAGGGGCACGAGAAATTCAACGTGAGGTGGCGGATTGCCGACTTGGGTGAGCTGCTGAAGTTGGGGGATGGTGGGTATTGGACTGGTGGGAAGGATGACTTCCATGTTCCATACATCGCCATGGGATCCCCGGCTGCGCGCAAGGTGATTGTGGAACTGGTTCCGGTGCTACGCCAGTACGGATATGTTTTCCAGCACCGCTTCGCGCACCGCTGCAATAGCGCTCGGATTGGTGGCGGGACTATCATGGGTCCGTTCTCGGACGCCGCGGCCGGAGTGAAGATCGGGCAATTCGTGGACATGAACTACCACTCCACCGTCGGGCACGACTGCGTGGTCGGGGATTTCGTAACCCTCAGCCCATACGTGGGCCTGATGGGCAACGTCACCGTCGGTGAGGGGGCGTACTTCGGGGTTGGGGCGAAGGTTCTCCCCGGAGTGAAGGTTGGGGCGTGGGCAGTCATCCAGGCTGGAGCTATCGTACACAAGGACGTGGCTCCGGGTGAGACGATGTACGGGCACCGGGCGGTTCCTAAGGAGAGGATCACATGA
- a CDS encoding DegT/DnrJ/EryC1/StrS family aminotransferase, with amino-acid sequence MIKLLVPTLPTTDSLIPYLRRIEEAKWATNFGHNVQELESRLRDRYPGNRVVTVSSCTTGLEIVYKMLREAGLKAIALPALTFPATILAAANSGLNVHYGDVDKETWAHPNVALYGTPADGPMVDAAAAFGEQLMFGDVPKIAVFSMHATKMVGAGEGGYIVCKTEEMENELRMRSNFGMLAPGTASIKNGTNGKMSEYTAAVALASLDAYDRESWVRLYDLYEEFLPSWAFRPKRPRGAYPIMSVGLPVDAVPVQERMKANGVETRQWYCPAMDRHPLSTSFNYPELPVTRWIERHSLGLPYYPSLTRSEVEYVCQALSQSVES; translated from the coding sequence ATGATCAAGCTTCTTGTTCCAACACTACCCACCACGGACAGCCTCATCCCCTACCTTCGTCGGATCGAGGAAGCGAAGTGGGCGACGAACTTCGGGCACAACGTCCAGGAGCTGGAGTCGCGTCTCAGGGACAGGTATCCGGGGAACCGAGTCGTAACGGTCTCGTCCTGCACAACCGGCCTCGAGATCGTCTACAAGATGTTGAGAGAGGCAGGGCTGAAGGCCATCGCCCTCCCCGCACTCACATTCCCGGCGACAATCCTAGCGGCAGCTAACTCCGGCCTAAATGTACACTACGGGGACGTCGACAAGGAGACCTGGGCTCACCCCAACGTCGCACTTTACGGAACCCCTGCAGACGGCCCTATGGTCGATGCCGCCGCGGCGTTTGGCGAGCAACTCATGTTTGGAGACGTGCCGAAGATTGCCGTGTTCTCTATGCACGCCACAAAGATGGTGGGAGCTGGGGAGGGTGGGTACATCGTTTGCAAGACAGAGGAGATGGAGAATGAATTAAGGATGCGATCAAACTTTGGGATGCTGGCCCCCGGAACCGCATCCATCAAGAACGGAACGAACGGGAAGATGTCCGAGTATACGGCTGCTGTTGCTCTAGCCTCTCTCGACGCCTACGATAGAGAGTCTTGGGTCAGGCTGTACGACCTATATGAAGAGTTTCTACCGTCGTGGGCATTTAGGCCCAAGAGACCTCGTGGCGCCTACCCCATCATGTCTGTGGGGTTACCTGTTGACGCCGTTCCCGTTCAGGAAAGGATGAAGGCCAATGGTGTTGAGACCCGGCAGTGGTATTGCCCGGCTATGGATAGGCACCCACTGTCGACCTCATTCAACTACCCGGAACTCCCGGTTACCCGGTGGATCGAGCGCCACTCACTCGGGCTACCCTACTACCCGTCCCTCACGAGGAGTGAAGTTGAGTACGTGTGCCAGGCCCTAAGTCAATCGGTGGAATCCTGA
- a CDS encoding DUF1064 domain-containing protein encodes MARRPVFTDYSPEMQARIRKAQEALENKADRITTQKLNRFSDARETRVVLKEAVLPPAVIVIVKPKIPKKPRIKPRAGRKVPPERRTKYFNRILGGVTGHTKYFNKITTVDGRKFHSKKEANRFVVLREMEKAGVIKNLECQVRMPIEIHNIKVTTYVADFVYYQDGDRVVEDVKGMKKGAAYQHYSLKRDMLKVLYGITILET; translated from the coding sequence ATGGCCCGGCGCCCGGTGTTTACGGACTACAGCCCAGAGATGCAGGCCCGGATTCGTAAGGCCCAGGAGGCCCTAGAAAACAAGGCGGATCGCATCACCACGCAGAAGCTCAATAGGTTCAGCGACGCCCGGGAGACCCGGGTGGTCTTGAAAGAAGCGGTTCTACCACCTGCGGTTATTGTTATTGTTAAGCCGAAGATACCCAAGAAGCCCCGCATCAAACCCCGCGCTGGGCGGAAAGTTCCCCCGGAGCGGCGCACAAAGTATTTCAACAGAATCCTGGGTGGGGTGACCGGGCACACAAAGTACTTCAATAAAATCACCACGGTCGATGGGCGAAAATTCCATTCCAAGAAGGAGGCCAATAGATTCGTTGTTCTCAGGGAGATGGAGAAGGCCGGCGTAATTAAGAATCTGGAGTGCCAGGTCAGGATGCCGATCGAGATCCACAATATCAAAGTCACCACCTACGTTGCTGACTTCGTCTATTACCAGGACGGAGATCGTGTCGTCGAGGACGTCAAGGGAATGAAGAAGGGGGCAGCGTACCAGCACTACTCGCTCAAGAGGGACATGCTGAAGGTGCTATACGGGATAACGATCCTCGAAACATGA